In Bos indicus isolate NIAB-ARS_2022 breed Sahiwal x Tharparkar chromosome 25, NIAB-ARS_B.indTharparkar_mat_pri_1.0, whole genome shotgun sequence, the DNA window GGACATCCCACATGCCTAGGACCAACCaagcccatacaccacagctgttgagcctgtgttctctagagcccaggaactgcaactgctgagcccagggtTCGTAACTGCTGAAGTACATgcgccctagagtccatgctgtgcaacaggagaagccaccccagtgagaagcctgcacactgccacAAAGaccagcccctgctccccacaagcAGAGAAGAGCCCGAGCAGcaatccagcacagccaataaataaatacttaactttttttttaagtacatgggatcttttaaaaaaaaaaaaaacacacagttcAAAGTAACGTtataaaatgctaattaaaatgtACTACATGAAGTTTATATTGAGGCTTCATTGTTTATAATGTtaatcagaaaaaatattcagGTACATATAATGCTTGCTCATATCTCTCTATCTGGAACGAGCAAGAATCAGGGAGTAAGGAAAAGTTTCTGGAATAGTTAAAAAATAGGTGTCTTAAAGTCTATGCACCAAAAGATCATGTATTATACTCAAGCCTATTTTATCTTTCCACACAGTTCCAACAAACTTGGATACTTGGTTTCTCCACCACAGCAAattagaagaggagagagaagctgCTACAGGTAGGCTTGCTAAAAGTCGTGAATAACAGTAATCTGATGACACtgaaaaatacagcaaaaattaaaGCATAGCAGTGGCAAGGGGAATGAGTTCATTTGGTTTGCAGATACCTCACTTAAATCTTGAGTTGCGCTTGAGAGGCCTATAAAAGAATAGATtacatttagtattttaaatattggtTTTTTAAGGCTACATCTTTGCTACTCCTTCTTAAGGACTACTTTCTCCTTGTCAGCACATAGCAGAATATTGGCTTATCTCTGTTGAGTGTAGAGGGAAGTCAGTAAAGCCTATACAATGTTTAAGATGTTGTCATTAATTTAAAGTGAATGTTAACCAGTTCAACTCCTAATGTGAAGAAGAATTGCACATATTTCTCTCCTAGACTCAGTTGTCCCAGTCTTCTGCcatcttttcttctaaaagaaGAGACAGGAGATTGTTAGGGACCCTTGCTCTGGAGATACACAAGCAGTGTCAATCTAAGAAGTAACCCATATAAGTTTTACTCTCTAGGTCATTCTTAAGGATATCTTCTAGTGCACCAAAGGGAATTGCTAAGCTTATGAAGGATAACTACTGTTTTGTTGCTAAATCATGTATTTAATAGGATATTTACTAAATCAGACTCTGAAAAGAGGCTTAAAATCTAAACCCCTACTGCTGCTGTTGTATACCAGTTACCTGTAATTTAAAGATCCTTTTAAAAAGCTTAACAGAAAtaagcccacttttttttttttttttaaaccactgtttCTTTGATGCGGCAGAATTTTAGCACTTAATTTTAACTGTGTGAGAATAAAACAGATTTTCAGTTACTGATTACAACTGTTAAACTAATAATTGTTCTAGTTTGAAGGGTCTTTACATATTTACTCAAAAAGATTATAGGAAGTGGGTTTTCTTCATTTAAACTTGATCTTGGAAGGCATTTTGGGGAGAACCAGATCACAGGCTTTAACCTATCAGCTCCTTTAAATGATGGATTAGGAAGTAACAAGAGATCATTGTGAAGTGATAATTGGAACTTCACAAGAGAACATAGTGTCTCCATATAAAGAAGGCCTTGTAAACGTATATCCTCTCAGTCCCTAACTGGCCTGAAAAGTTGTTTTTAACATGTGAATGATGTTACCTTTACATTCAGTTTATATCAGTGTCCTGATGCTTATTTAAATAGTTTTGGGATAGAAAAGATAAGCTTCCTTATCTCAGATGCTTTAATATCTTGGAATTATTTTTCCAGAAGTATAAACCGTGGACGACACCACAGCGAAAGATCACAGAGAACTCAAGGCCCGTCACTGCCAGCAACTCCAGTGTTTGTGCCTGTCCCACCCCCTCCCTTGTATCCGCCTCCTCCCCACACACTTCCTCTCCCAGGTGTTCCTCCACCACAGTTCtctcctcagtttcctcctggCCAGCCACCACCTGCTGGGTATAGTGTTCCCCCTCCAGGGTTTCCTCCAGCTCCAACCAATTTATCTGCACCTTGGGTGTCATCTGGAGTACAGACTGCTCATTCTAATACCATCCCAACAACACAAGCACCACCTTTGTCCAGGGAAGAATTCTATAGAGAGCAACGACGACTAAAAGAAGAGTAAGTGTTCTAATTTGAAATTACTCTACACGTTCATTTTCTGATGTAACATTAAACAGGTATCTTTGGAAGCATTTTCCAGTGTTTCCAGTTAGTGTAAGAAAAATCACCTAAAACTTAAACCAAGTCATACAAGCAACTTCCTCAGGGATTCCTagttatttatagttttaaagtggaaaactaatggcaatttcattcatttcattcataaTCTAATTACATTTGTCTTGTTAGTTTTCTTAAATGGTTTTTGTTAACTTTCACtctttaactttattttactagggaaaagaaaaagtccaAGCTAGATGAGTTTACAAATGATTTTGCTAAGGAATTGATGGAATACAAAAAGATTCAAAAGGAGCGTAGGCGCTCATTTTCCAGGTTAGTGTTTTGCAAGCCTTCACAACAGAATTGCAAATGGGACTTTGAATATCCAGGGATTAGCTATGGATATAAATAACATCACAGTTATGGAATTTTTCTGATTCGGTCTAGGtttatagaaatggaaatgtAGCTTATTTCCCAGTATCTGTTTATGGAAATAATATCTCACTGTAAATTCTATTGTGTAGAACTAGCAGTTATGGGGATTAAATTACCCTTGTCCCTTGAAGTTATTTATAGTATGAAAAAAAATTGGGAAATGtttatagaaggaaagaaataggggAGTAGCCGAAGAATACATTTCTGAGGACCCTCTTAAGGCTACAGCTTTCTGCTGGAACATTAACCTGTGTAATTATGAAATAACAGTAGACTACAATGATAGAAAAACTGAATTATAAAAATTCCCTAGAAGCTTGTTTAGAAGACTTCTTTTTTAAGCTTATGCTCAAAATATGGTTCCTTTTAAAGCTAGACTGTTGgccaataaaggacaaaaagagaaaaatcagtgctacttaaaataatcagataggaagtaaaatttaaatttaattggcATTTTGTCTAGTGTTGATTAGCTCATATAATTCACGGTACATTAATGCACTTCACTCTAATTATTAAGACTTCACTTTTGTTTTGCAACAAGTGATTGCTCTGATCTTTGTGTACTTTATTCCATTCCAGTAGAGGTCACTGTGCCTCTTTAATCATCTAAGATGAAACTTGATATAAAGAAATATGGAACCATGAGGAGAACATACTTGAATGcaagaatctgtattttatttagtatatttttctCAACTATcaattattgttttgtttttgttttttttttaggtccAAGTCTCCCTATAGTGGTTCATCCTATTCAAGAAGTTCATATACTTATTCTAAATCAAGATCTGGTTCAACGCGGTCACGTTCTTATTCTCGATCATTTAGCCGCTCACATTCTCGTTCCTATTCACGATCACCTCCATACcccagaagaggcagaggaaagagtCGAAACTACCGTTCACGGTCTAGATCGCACGGGTATCATCGATCTAGGTCAAGGTCACCTCCATATAGACGGTATCACTCACGATCAAGATCTCCTCAAGCATTTAGGGGACAGTCTCCTAATAAACGTAATGTACCTCAAGGAGAAACAGAGCGTGAATATTTTAACAGATTCAGAGAAGTTCCACCACCTTATGACATGAAAGCTTATTATGGGAGGAGTGTTGACTTTAGAGACCCATTTGAGAAAGAACGTTATCGAGAATGGGAGAGAAAATATCGAGAGTGGTATGAAAAGTATTACAAAGGCTTTGCTACTGGAGCACAGCCTAGACCATCAGCAAATAGAGAGAACTTTTCTCCAGAAAGATTTTTACCACTTAACCTTAGGAATTCTCCCTTCACAAGAGGCCGCAGAGAGGATTACTCTGGTGGACAGAGTCATAGAAGTCGAAATGTAGGTGGCAACTATCCAGAAAAGCTTTCATCGAGAGACAGTCACAATCAGAAGGATAATACAAAgtcaaaagacaaggaaggtgaaaatgctccaggagatggtaaaggaaataaacataagaaacatcgaaaaagaagaaagggggaagAAAGTGAAGGCTTTCTGAACCCAGAGTTACTAGACACTTCTAGGAAATCAAGAGAGCCTACAAGTggtgaggaaaataaaacagactcATTGTTTGTTCTCCCAAGTAGAGATGATGCTACACCTGTTAGAGATGAACCAATGGATGCTGAATCCATTACTTTTAAATCAGTGTCTGaaaaagacaagagagaaaaagataaacctAAAGCAAAAGGTGACAAGACCAAACGGAAAAATGATGGATCTACTGTATCCAAAAAAGAAACTGTTGTAAAACCTGCTAAAGGACCCCAAGAAAAACTAGATGGAGAGCGTGAAAAATCTCCTCGATCTGAACCTCCACTTAAAAAAGCCAAAGAGGAGACCCCGAAGACTGACAATGTGAAATCATCATCTTCCtctcaaaaagatgaaaagacgGTTGGTACCCCCAGAAAAGCTCACTCAAAGTCAGTAAAGGAGCACCAGGAGACAAAACCAGtcaaagaggaaaaagtgaagaaggactactCCAAAGACATCAAGTCAGAGAAGGTAGCTAGTAAGGAAGAAAAGGCCAGGAAGCCTAATGAGAAAAGTAAACCACTTGATAGcaagggagaaaaaaggaagagaaaaactgaagaaaaaagtgTAGATAAAGATTTTGAGTCATCTTCAATGAAAATCTCTAAATTAGAAGTAACTGAAATAGTGAAACCATCACCCAAGCGCAAAATGGAGCTTGATATTGAAAAGATGGATAGGACAcctgaaaaagacaaaatttcaTCATCAGCTGCTCCAGCCAAAAAAATCAAGCTTAACAGAGAAACTGGTAAAAAAATTGGAAGTACAGAAAATGTATCTAACACAAAAGAACCCTCTGAAAAATTGGAATCAACATCTGGCAAAGtgaaacaagaaaaagtcaaaggAAAGGTCAGGCGGAAAGTGACTGGAACTGAAGGATCCAGCTCAACACTTGTGGATTATACCAGGTATCTGATaattggggaggggtggggtgggggagggttgcATTGTGGATTATACCAGGTAGCTGATAATGGCAGGGGTGAAAAAAGGAGAATATGTTTCTTAAGAATGTATTGATGTTAGGGGTTAGCTGGTTACTCTTGTCTTTGAGGATAACAATTGTTAAAAGATAACAGATGTTAAGTAGATTTTGGGAGTGAGCCACACTTACTTTTATGTAATCATACACACATATCTTAGAGCAGAGTAAGTGGGCTTTTGAAACTTGAAAGggcatttattatatttaagtTAAGTCTTTTTATACTCATCAGTGTTTAACAGTTACGAGTTCTTcattgaataaaaaatattttaattctttttagtaCCAGTTCAACTGGAGGCAGTCCTGTGCGGAAATCTGAAGAAAAAACAGATACAAAGCGAACTGTCATTAAAACAATGGAAGAATATAATAATGACAACACAGCTCCTGCTGAAGATGTTATTATTATGATCCAGGTTCCCCAATCCAAATGGGATAAAGATGACTTTGAATCTGAAGAAGAAGATGTTAAATCCACCTCACAGCCTATATCAAGTGTAGGAAAACCTGCCAGTGTTATAAAAAATGTTAGCACTAAACCACCAAATGCAATCAAGTatactgaaaaagaaagtgaatcaTCAGAGAAAATTCAGAAACTCGCCAAGGAAGTGAGCCATGAAACTGCACAGCATGAGGTCAAAAGTTCAAAAAACTCTGCATCTAGTGAAAAAGGGAAAACCAAAGATCGAGATCACTCAGTATTGGAAAAGGAAAacccagaaaagagaaagaacaacagcACTCAGCCAGAGAAAGATAGTAATCTGGACCGTCTGAATGAgcaaggaaattttaaaagtctgtctCAGTCTTCCAAAGAGACTAGAACTTCTGGGAAAGAAGATAAGCATGATTCCGTTCGAGGGTCCTCAAATAAAGACTTCACTCCCAACAGAGACAAAAAAACAGATTATGACAACAGAGAGTATTCAAGTTCCAAACGTAgagatgaaaggaatgaattaacAAGAAGAAAAGACTCTCCTTCTCGGAGTAAAGACTCTGCATCTGGACAAAAAACTAAGCCAAGGGAGGAGAGAGATTTGCCTAAAAAAGGAACAGGAGATTCCAAAAAAAGTAATTCTAGTCCCACGAGAGACAAAAAACCTCATGATCATAAAGCCA includes these proteins:
- the RBBP6 gene encoding E3 ubiquitin-protein ligase RBBP6 isoform X1, with product MSCVHYKFSSKLNYDTVTFDGLHISLCDLKKQIMGREKLKAADCDLQITNAQTKEEYTDDNALIPKNSSVIVRRIPIGGVKSTSKTYVISRTEPVMGTSKAIDDSSASISLAQLTKTANLAEANASEEDKIKAMMSQSGHEYDPINYMKKPLGPPPPSYTCFRCGKPGHYIKNCPTNGDKNFESGPRIKKSTGIPRSFMMEVKDPNMKGAMLTNTGKYAIPTIDAEAYAIGKKEKPPFLPEEPSSSSEEDDPIPDELLCLICKDIMTDAVVIPCCGNSYCDECIRTALLESDEHTCPTCHQNDVSPDALIANKFLRQAVNNFKNETGYTKRLRKQLPPPPPPIPPPRPLIQRNLQPLMRSPISRQQDPLMIPVTSSSTHPAPSMSSLTSNQSSLAPPVPGNPSSAPAPVPDITATVSISVHSEKSDGPFRDSDNKILPAAALASEHSKGASSIAITALMEEKGYQVPVLGTPSLLGQSLLHGQLIPTTGPVRINAARPGGGRPGWEHSNKLGYLVSPPQQIRRGERSCYRSINRGRHHSERSQRTQGPSLPATPVFVPVPPPPLYPPPPHTLPLPGVPPPQFSPQFPPGQPPPAGYSVPPPGFPPAPTNLSAPWVSSGVQTAHSNTIPTTQAPPLSREEFYREQRRLKEEEKKKSKLDEFTNDFAKELMEYKKIQKERRRSFSRSKSPYSGSSYSRSSYTYSKSRSGSTRSRSYSRSFSRSHSRSYSRSPPYPRRGRGKSRNYRSRSRSHGYHRSRSRSPPYRRYHSRSRSPQAFRGQSPNKRNVPQGETEREYFNRFREVPPPYDMKAYYGRSVDFRDPFEKERYREWERKYREWYEKYYKGFATGAQPRPSANRENFSPERFLPLNLRNSPFTRGRREDYSGGQSHRSRNVGGNYPEKLSSRDSHNQKDNTKSKDKEGENAPGDGKGNKHKKHRKRRKGEESEGFLNPELLDTSRKSREPTSGEENKTDSLFVLPSRDDATPVRDEPMDAESITFKSVSEKDKREKDKPKAKGDKTKRKNDGSTVSKKETVVKPAKGPQEKLDGEREKSPRSEPPLKKAKEETPKTDNVKSSSSSQKDEKTVGTPRKAHSKSVKEHQETKPVKEEKVKKDYSKDIKSEKVASKEEKARKPNEKSKPLDSKGEKRKRKTEEKSVDKDFESSSMKISKLEVTEIVKPSPKRKMELDIEKMDRTPEKDKISSSAAPAKKIKLNRETGKKIGSTENVSNTKEPSEKLESTSGKVKQEKVKGKVRRKVTGTEGSSSTLVDYTSTSSTGGSPVRKSEEKTDTKRTVIKTMEEYNNDNTAPAEDVIIMIQVPQSKWDKDDFESEEEDVKSTSQPISSVGKPASVIKNVSTKPPNAIKYTEKESESSEKIQKLAKEVSHETAQHEVKSSKNSASSEKGKTKDRDHSVLEKENPEKRKNNSTQPEKDSNLDRLNEQGNFKSLSQSSKETRTSGKEDKHDSVRGSSNKDFTPNRDKKTDYDNREYSSSKRRDERNELTRRKDSPSRSKDSASGQKTKPREERDLPKKGTGDSKKSNSSPTRDKKPHDHKATYDTKRLSEETKSVDKNPCKDREKHMLEAKNSKESSGNKSLSILNPPDPQIEKEPVTGQIDKNTIKPKPQLSHSSRLSSDLTRETDEAAFEPDYNESDSESNVSIKEEETAGKVSKELKDKVVEKAKESLDTAAVSQAGVTRSQSQSSPSVSPSRSHSPSGSQTRSHSSSASSAESQDSKKKKKKKEKKKHKKHKKHKKHKKHAGTEAELEKSQKHKHKKKKSKKSKDKEKEKEKDDQKVKSVTV
- the RBBP6 gene encoding E3 ubiquitin-protein ligase RBBP6 isoform X2; translated protein: MSCVHYKFSSKLNYDTVTFDGLHISLCDLKKQIMGREKLKAADCDLQITNAQTKEEYTDDNALIPKNSSVIVRRIPIGGVKSTSKTYVISRTEPVMGTSKAIDDSSASISLAQLTKTANLAEANASEEDKIKAMMSQSGHEYDPINYMKKPLGPPPPSYTCFRCGKPGHYIKNCPTNGDKNFESGPRIKKSTGIPRSFMMEVKDPNMKGAMLTNTGKYAIPTIDAEAYAIGKKEKPPFLPEEPSSSSEEDDPIPDELLCLICKDIMTDAVVIPCCGNSYCDECIRTALLESDEHTCPTCHQNDVSPDALIANKFLRQAVNNFKNETGYTKRLRKQLPPPPPPIPPPRPLIQRNLQPLMRSPISRQQDPLMIPVTSSSTHPAPSMSSLTSNQSSLAPPVPGNPSSAPAPVPDITATVSISVHSEKSDGPFRDSDNKILPAAALASEHSKGASSIAITALMEEKGYQVPVLGTPSLLGQSLLHGQLIPTTGPVRINAARPGGGRPGWEHSNKLGYLVSPPQQIRRGERSCYRSINRGRHHSERSQRTQGPSLPATPVFVPVPPPPLYPPPPHTLPLPGVPPPQFSPQFPPGQPPPAGYSVPPPGFPPAPTNLSAPWVSSGVQTAHSNTIPTTQAPPLSREEFYREQRRLKEESKSPYSGSSYSRSSYTYSKSRSGSTRSRSYSRSFSRSHSRSYSRSPPYPRRGRGKSRNYRSRSRSHGYHRSRSRSPPYRRYHSRSRSPQAFRGQSPNKRNVPQGETEREYFNRFREVPPPYDMKAYYGRSVDFRDPFEKERYREWERKYREWYEKYYKGFATGAQPRPSANRENFSPERFLPLNLRNSPFTRGRREDYSGGQSHRSRNVGGNYPEKLSSRDSHNQKDNTKSKDKEGENAPGDGKGNKHKKHRKRRKGEESEGFLNPELLDTSRKSREPTSGEENKTDSLFVLPSRDDATPVRDEPMDAESITFKSVSEKDKREKDKPKAKGDKTKRKNDGSTVSKKETVVKPAKGPQEKLDGEREKSPRSEPPLKKAKEETPKTDNVKSSSSSQKDEKTVGTPRKAHSKSVKEHQETKPVKEEKVKKDYSKDIKSEKVASKEEKARKPNEKSKPLDSKGEKRKRKTEEKSVDKDFESSSMKISKLEVTEIVKPSPKRKMELDIEKMDRTPEKDKISSSAAPAKKIKLNRETGKKIGSTENVSNTKEPSEKLESTSGKVKQEKVKGKVRRKVTGTEGSSSTLVDYTSTSSTGGSPVRKSEEKTDTKRTVIKTMEEYNNDNTAPAEDVIIMIQVPQSKWDKDDFESEEEDVKSTSQPISSVGKPASVIKNVSTKPPNAIKYTEKESESSEKIQKLAKEVSHETAQHEVKSSKNSASSEKGKTKDRDHSVLEKENPEKRKNNSTQPEKDSNLDRLNEQGNFKSLSQSSKETRTSGKEDKHDSVRGSSNKDFTPNRDKKTDYDNREYSSSKRRDERNELTRRKDSPSRSKDSASGQKTKPREERDLPKKGTGDSKKSNSSPTRDKKPHDHKATYDTKRLSEETKSVDKNPCKDREKHMLEAKNSKESSGNKSLSILNPPDPQIEKEPVTGQIDKNTIKPKPQLSHSSRLSSDLTRETDEAAFEPDYNESDSESNVSIKEEETAGKVSKELKDKVVEKAKESLDTAAVSQAGVTRSQSQSSPSVSPSRSHSPSGSQTRSHSSSASSAESQDSKKKKKKKEKKKHKKHKKHKKHKKHAGTEAELEKSQKHKHKKKKSKKSKDKEKEKEKDDQKVKSVTV